Proteins encoded by one window of Halomonas sp. SH5A2:
- the greA gene encoding transcription elongation factor GreA, translating into MNKVPMTIAGEKSLRDELNHLKGEARPQVIAAIAEAREHGDLKENAEYHAAREQQGFIEGRIQEIESKLSGAQVIDVTKLPKTGKVIFGVTVALLNLDTDAKVTYRIVGEDEANIKSGLISVTSPIARALIGKEEGDVVVVTTPGGDVEYEIESVEHL; encoded by the coding sequence ATGAATAAGGTCCCGATGACGATAGCGGGCGAGAAAAGTCTTCGCGATGAACTCAATCACCTCAAGGGCGAGGCTCGTCCCCAGGTGATTGCGGCTATCGCTGAAGCGCGCGAGCACGGCGACCTTAAGGAAAACGCCGAGTATCATGCCGCGCGTGAACAGCAAGGGTTTATCGAAGGGCGTATCCAGGAAATTGAAAGCAAGCTGTCAGGCGCCCAGGTCATCGATGTCACTAAGCTGCCGAAGACAGGTAAGGTGATTTTTGGCGTGACGGTAGCACTGCTTAATCTGGATACCGACGCTAAGGTGACGTACCGGATTGTGGGTGAAGATGAAGCCAATATTAAGTCAGGGCTTATTTCCGTGACCTCACCGATTGCCCGTGCGCTTATCGGTAAAGAGGAAGGCGATGTAGTCGTGGTGACGACCCCGGGTGGCGACGTCGAGTACGAGATCGAGAGCGTTGAGCACCTCTGA
- the yhbY gene encoding ribosome assembly RNA-binding protein YhbY yields MSLSQAQKKAFRSIGHHLNPVVTVSENGVSDNLLAELDRALNDHELIKVKLALPERDERAAMLEELINHSQSEPVQTIGKMALLYRRNPQVNPKLSNIKRFENHHGRH; encoded by the coding sequence ATGAGCTTGTCACAGGCACAAAAGAAAGCATTCCGCAGCATTGGTCACCACTTGAATCCGGTCGTCACCGTTTCAGAAAACGGCGTCTCCGATAATTTACTGGCTGAACTCGACCGTGCGCTCAACGACCACGAACTGATCAAGGTAAAACTGGCATTGCCGGAACGCGATGAGCGCGCCGCTATGCTCGAGGAACTGATCAACCACAGCCAATCAGAACCGGTTCAGACCATTGGCAAAATGGCGCTGCTTTATCGCCGCAATCCGCAAGTGAACCCCAAGCTTTCGAACATCAAACGCTTCGAAAATCACCACGGTCGTCACTAA
- the rlmE gene encoding 23S rRNA (uridine(2552)-2'-O)-methyltransferase RlmE encodes MQQTPSGRKRPSSKTSASWMKEHFDDPYVKQSWQDGYRSRASYKLLEIDEKDKLLRPGMTVIDLGAAPGGWSQIAAEKVGPQGMVIASDILDMDGLADVSFVQGDFTEDSVLNAILEQLENRPVDLVMSDMAPNMSGMAAIDQPQAMYLVELALELARETLSPGGQLLVKVFQGEGFDSYLKELRESFKRVVTRKPGASRARSREVYLLAEGFRGHDQR; translated from the coding sequence ATGCAGCAAACGCCTTCAGGCCGTAAGCGGCCATCAAGTAAAACCAGCGCAAGCTGGATGAAAGAGCATTTTGACGATCCTTACGTCAAACAGAGTTGGCAGGATGGCTATCGCTCGCGGGCGAGCTATAAACTGCTTGAGATCGACGAAAAGGATAAGCTGTTGCGGCCTGGGATGACCGTCATTGACCTTGGCGCTGCGCCAGGGGGGTGGAGTCAAATCGCCGCCGAAAAAGTAGGCCCGCAGGGCATGGTCATCGCCTCCGATATTCTCGACATGGATGGGCTGGCCGATGTGTCCTTTGTTCAGGGGGACTTTACCGAGGATTCGGTACTCAATGCGATTCTTGAGCAGTTGGAAAATCGTCCGGTAGACCTTGTGATGTCGGATATGGCCCCCAATATGAGTGGCATGGCGGCGATTGACCAGCCTCAAGCCATGTATCTGGTGGAGCTGGCGCTTGAACTGGCGCGTGAAACGCTCTCTCCAGGGGGGCAGTTGCTGGTAAAGGTCTTCCAGGGCGAAGGCTTTGACAGTTATTTAAAAGAGCTTCGCGAAAGCTTCAAGCGGGTGGTGACGCGCAAACCCGGTGCTTCTCGGGCGCGGTCCCGTGAAGTCTATCTGCTGGCGGAGGGGTTTCGGGGACATGATCAGCGCTAG